CGATGTTGCTACGTAGCcaatctatagtccgcgacatgtcgagatggcaatcgagggaAGAggaggggggacgccccgcacacccctaCGTCACCTGCGTtcggcgttccctccccaattgccattgtcgcgtactataggttcaCGATGCGTACGTAGTGgcgtagtataataatataatcagtcGTCGTCCGTCAAGAGTGAGCAACCACGCATAGCGTAATTGCGTATTGTCGGTTTGGTGTGAACGTTAAGTTATATTTACGGAAAAGTTACCTTTAGTAGATATTTGCGCTTGATCTATTCTAATGGTAGATAGATCAAACGAACGAACACATCTATCTATCGACACTCTATCAAATTGTCTTCAGGTAAACAGGTCCTAATTGTTTGTACAACAAATAATTTGCAGTGTGGGGATAGAATGAGCAGTTTGGTCGCTAGGCCTGAATCTCCTTAAAAACAATAGTATTTGTAAACATCAATTTTTCTCTTTCTAATACTTACCAGACCAGCTGTCGTGAGCAGGATTGCAACAAATTTGGAGAGTGAGAATCGATCGTACGGGACTTGGGCGAATATCGCTCCGATGGACAGAGCGAACGCTCCCGTTACAGACGTGTACAGCGTAGCTGAGCATGTGGTCGTGTGTAGCAGGCTTAACCGATATAGGTAGTTTGATACGAACCACTgtaatagtaataaaatatatcacaaTAAATCCATTCCTTGTCTTGGAGCACATCAACTATAATGGATAAAAAGAATAAGAATTATTTTCCAGCATATACCTCTTGATATTTTgattcaatccatactaatattataaatgccaaagtgtgtctgtttgtctgtctgtctgtctgctagcttttcacggcccaacagttcaacagattttaatgaaatttaatacagagttagctttcatcccggggaaggacataggcaattttttatcccggaaaattaaagagttcccacgtgattttacaaaaacctaaatccacgcggacgaagtcgcgggcatcatctagttatatatAGTTTTGATgagttaataaataatgtagaaAAAATTGTTATGTAtccaaaagtacctactctcaAAATAGAACCTAAAacggttactctggttttcctacggacctcttcatttctgattttcagatctgggcgcgtttggaaccctcgtagctttaattttaagtttaggtaattaattatcaccattacatcatcttacaaatcaaaaagtgtacaatagtacgtattttgaataaattatttgactttgacttgatcacatagagaaactccaagcatatagcTCTCTTCATCACCTTTATACCTACTCACCGGTAAAGAGAACACGAGCGCAAGTTTGAGATGCCGACGGGTGGCGgcagcggcggcgcggcgctgcGCGTACTCCGTGGCGCGCATCGACGCCGACCACGACAGGCGCGCCAGCAGCGCTTCGCCCGCCATCGCCGCCGACATCACCCGCACCTAGCCGCGACAAAAAACGTACAGTTCAAACACTCTTTTAAGAAAGATCGTGTTACTATACACGATctgtacgcggccaaaagtgatgaacatcgatctttagaaggagacagcagatttgtagagcactgtctcggtcgttgaaaccgacaaagcgtcatttgggtatgagtgacagagacaacgctctacaaaggtggaatgtcattctaaaggccgatgtccatcactttcggccgcgtactgcataagattttacgtctcaccaacgttgctagaattcgagagtcgaaacacaataacgtcaaagtaaaatgaacctaaaacgccctgaattaaagtaaaaaattcattgccactgtttttaatttagcaacgtttccgcttggagcgctggctgtagtagtgtgtagacaaacttgagctttaaagcaAGGCAGTTAAGGTCCAGTTTACTATGAGGCGGAAGTGtggacactcgaatactatcaacgttggtgagacataaaatctcgtactaagcgtactgtctTAAAATAGGGTTTATACCTATAAGCCGACCGAAATATCTGCGAACGAACGACGACGAATACGGGCGAGTAGCGGGGAAGCGCGAGGGGAAGCgcgaggggaagcgcattccagcgaggttcGTTGATATTTCCGCTAGGTAGTACtaccactaccgcaggaacctactaAGATATGCGTGATGcctatagtaggtaattaaagttAATTAGGGTTGTTAAACTTATTATCAGCCTCAAAATAGGGTTACATTACAACTTATTGCTAACCAAAcagttaggtacataatatcagAATGTAttgattaggtatttattattgaGTAGATAAGAACAATACAAATATTGCttgattatattattgttttgttctttataatatgtatattgtgtgtagattgtaggtacacGCCATTTTATCTTTAATATCAAAATAATGAGGCAGACATGATTAAATTAATTGCCTTCGAAAAGTTTATTGCTTCTTAAAGAGTAATCCTACttaattaagtatacctatactAATATTTACTTAGTAGATAATGTCATATTGAAGAAATCTTTGAAAAATATGTTACCTACTAGTATTTGCCTGAGCATTCTTATGTGTCAACTTAGGTTTTAACACTTTAATACCACTAATAATATCACCATTAATAAAtcagtcaagtgtgagtcggactcgcacacccaGAGTTCCATTCCATCTAAAAAGaaataaacctttttttttttttaattttcatggcagccatttttaatttttattatttgctgttaATAGAATTAGGTAcacaataatatataagtattattattattattaggtacgtaataggtgggtactaggtagAGAGTTTATATTTTCAGATTTAAACTCTCTACGCTCACAAGAATGAGATACAGCTCACtaagacggacggacagatgtaTGGATAGACGGacggcggaggcttagtaatagggtcccattgacAACCTTTGGGCATGGAACCCTAGAAATAATGCAGGTGTTGCTACATAAATACCTCAGCCACTTTGTTAAAGCGCACAGCTCTGGGCGTCGCGTCATCGCTGTCTGTCGTCTCCCCAGCTCGGACAGGGATAAAGGTAGAATCACCctaaaaatatacagaaattGTCAACAttgtatatgaaaaaaaaaaacatttttaaggaAAAAAGGCTGGACAATTGATAAATAACAGTTAGATTATAAAAGCAAACAATACATAGAGTatgaaaataagtaagtatatttcttaattttttttatattatatcatttatattaattatgatGCAGAATGTTAACACTGTCCAGGCATTGTTTATTTTTCGTAAGAGCCAGAGAGTagtaatttttgaaaacctcaTCCTTTGCATACAAATTAATAATGTCAAACCAATATAAAATACATGCTTAATAAATAGTACGtgaacaggtcgagatggcaatcagggaaggaacatccccgcgctaacccggcgcgggtgacgtgcaggtgtgtggGGTAtgctcccgcctcataccctgattgccatctcaacctgtcgcggagtatagttattattataccagTGAAATAACATACTTCCTCCCAGTGAAACTATTATTGAAATATTAGCTGcagattttaatataattatgaatGTATGgttatttcaattaaaaaaaattcttatgTACCAGATCACGTGCTGTTTGGGCTCCTATTTGGGTTGAGTAACCCCCCTGACTTGTAGtttcctaaaatatttaatgtacaTAAAATGGCAGTCTATTATAATCTGACATGCGAATATAATatgcaatataatatattattccaTGCATATGGCATTTTTATttaagcacatattattataggttaTTGAttgatttcttttaatttttctttcgtaaagagtataataattaaaaaaaattgtataattagacaattacacaaaaatatcataagtagttttaattaaaatgaaatcatATAAATAGTAACATAATATATCTATGGTGAAAAtcaataggtacaatataaaatactataatataatatgttagaaAAATTGAAGCTTCAATAAACAGTCACTTTCTATTTCTATGTTAATTGAAGACTATTAAATAATgactattaagtacctatcattTAAATAAGCAAAATGtgatctcaattttttttctttttcactcTTTGGGCTTTATAACTAGCTGTTGCttacgactttgtccgcgtggatttaggtttttgaaaatcctgtggaaacgtTGCTccggtgcgacgtgattgaaggacaacgcTTCCACaaccacaggattttcaaaaacctaaatccacacggacaaagtcgtaggcaacagctagttaataataattatattatgtagccATTTATCAGTGAAGGTGTTTTCACAGAATTGGATCATTAGTTTCAGAGATTCCCTCCTACatacaaactaacaaatttAGATAATTAAGGCTCATTATTATCAGCACCTATTAAATCTTTATGGTAGTTTTGTAGTTACAATTTAGTTACTTACCAAACTGTTGTTAGCTTCTGTGTAAAAGTTTTCATCATCTGTTTCTGCGGTTGGTTCTGTTAGTTGCTGAAAGGAAAATTATATGTTATCTGCAATCATTTCTAACACAACAAGTAACAAATACTATACAGTGAATTGGAGGGTAAAATGGCAGTTTCATCTCTCAACAACATGCAATACAGTTTGGATTTTCCAAGATCAAAAGTGGTCTATATCCAATTCTGGGATGAAAGCTACCTAtgtaccaataaaatttatcaaATGGATAGACCTGACAATGTAACAGACAGAAAGAtaggatagacagacacactttcacatttattatgtTAGTTAGATTTGAATTAAATAATGAACTTTAAGGCATAATGACTTAATAATCATGATTGAGTTTCAAATGATTTGCACGAGAatatccaggataaaaagtatcctatgtctaCCTCCAAAATGTGAAGATTCATTCAGTAGTTGAGTCATAAAAAGGTTAAGCACGACATCCTTGCACATTTCAAATATATAAAGCATTTAATTATAACTTTGAATAAGGAAATGTTGGTACAAAATGTGTATATCTTACTGTATAGTCTGCAGGCTGGCATGGATCTCTTGTAGGTGGTGTGAAGCATAATACTAGTAGATACACAAATAGCAGTGAACTTCTTACATATGTCACTAGGAAGGgtctttctaattttttttctatataaatatactgaaaaaaatattaagaaccACAATGAATAAGATACCTATTCAGAGCATTTTTCAACTGTTTCAAAAGTTTGTTTTGATGTACCTTTGTTAGTTCCGATGAGACCACCCACAGCACACtaacaagaaataaaataaatagtccaAAGGCAAATTTCCTCTTACTAAAGTTCTGCACATCATCTTTAGGGCTTTTGTTATTTGATGTCACTCGGAAATAGTTATGGCATAAGGTCAACATCAAGAATACGTGTTAGTATGCTGAATAAATGAAgctagggctaacttgtgtccaTTTAGATAGCTATGAATGTTTATCGAAAGTGGTCTGGAGAGAATAgcttttaatatttattcatcTATATTATAATCCATACACTTGGAATTaccgaaataataattattctacaGTTTAAGTGTACTAAATCAAAACTGCGGTTGTGAGAATTTTAGCAAGAATTTTTAATAGCTAGATTGTTTATATAAATTCACcgataaaattgataaaatccAAAATCCACTAAAAATCCAATAGCCTTGACATTGCAGACAACTTGCAGACattgtcaaatgtcaaattaattTCATCgtgaacactttttttaaaaacttgttttacggcactGGGTTCTAGTCTTTTTGAGCCTATCCATAAACACTTGACAGCATTGACAGCGAAAAAAgcagaaagaaaaaaaagaaaccggCCGAGAGGGCCGAATCATAGAGATAGtcacgaattttttttttgtgtgttgtttcggattgactatgctgcgtaggccctactggccgctacagcgtcaccgggggggttggcgagcgcgaagctccgcctggggatCAACAGATAGTCACGAAGCCGAAACCCTGTTTTTATAGTTATGCTGAAAATATGTAGTGTTGTCTCTTACACACATACGAAATTTTCAATAAGCTTGAGCTAATTTCCGATCCACTATTTTCTATAGGACATTCGGGCAACTCTATATATCTCTATGGTCAAAACACAAACTTATCATATGTATCATCACAGAGTACATTTGTGtattattatgtcaaataaATGTCAACCCAATAAATAacctaaaaaattcaaaaaatttatgaaaaatttattgttttaattaacttgtttaatttaataatggaTGTAGTTAAATTAGTTggcaaatatttaaatatacctGTGGGTACAGTGTGTTACAACACCGACAAAGTAACGTTCCTTGTCAAGTCttcgaataataaaaaaaattacacacatttctgtaaaaaatatttttttacaggtTCTAACAACAGTCCTAGATAAAGAGAATATTGAAGGGTTCGCTACCATCATATTACGGCTAGCGACTAAGAGTGGGGTCTCCATGACTAATGTGCAAACTTTATTGAGTTATCAATGGTTAGAACACTTATCTATGTATGCAAACCAAGCGCACGCTAACCCAACGTTTGCCAAAACCTTTCTCCAGGTATTTGGTATTTTTACTACTTTCGTTTATAACTAGAATACCTTCTTCTTTTAGAGAGTAAAACCGCCCATTGCAGCACATAGGTCTACATCTTACCTATATTTTGCTTTAAAATACTTAGAAAGTGCTGACCATATTTCACCAAAGTCCTACAGAATATGAGTAAAACTAGtgaatttattcttattaataaaataatatgtttttgagTCCTGACATCTTGAGAGTCTTAAAAGAGATACTATAACCGTTagttttaatgaataaaatCTTTTAGATTATATAATGttattggacaaacatttgaaaaactcgaagcacttatGGATATATGATCAGCAAAAActgcttaaataataataataatcactatTAATTATGGTCTCAAAGGTTGTTCATTAAGACAATATAAACCACATTTAATTATGTGATTGTACTGTCACTATATTTTATTGGTATTACAGGGATTAAATAAAGGTTTACAGAAAAACACATTTCTAACTGGGAATCATTTGACAATAACTGATATTGcagcatattacacaatataTCCTATGATGGTAAGTAAAATTTTGCAGTAACTtctgattttttattaaaaatctgttagtccatggatttaggtttttaagtatGGTGATTTGGgaatttacattttctaaattgtctggtctggtagaaggctttggctgtggctagttacctcaCCATCAAAGTGGTGCCGCTTGACGGTTTAGCGAATTAGTGTTCTGGTATGATGCTGTGTGGAAACCTATCAGTGAGTGGGTTTATtgaaactgtcataccccttacaagttagcccgcttccaacttagactgcatcatcatttactaccatcaggtgagatagcagggctaacttgtatcagaatttaaaaaagaaatgtaCAGATTAGAGTTTTATTTTCAGGAACGCCTCACAATTTTGGAGCAGGAATCTCTAGTGCATGTATGCAGGTGGATGAAACACTTACAGTCCAAGCCAAAACTATGTGGAAACAAGCCTCCACTATCATTAAACACATTAAACTTATCAATCCTAGCTCCAGCCGTGCATTAAAGCGAACTGCCCATTAATTGCCCATTATTTTAATGCTAGTAAACATACTAAGGTTCAAGGCACATTGCGGCTGAATCGAAGCAATGCGCATAaccatacaattattttaataatacacATATATTAGCATAACTAAAAATTGGTGTTAATATTAGGAATGTGCGTTTTCTATATTTTTAGTTTGTTAAATTTTTTCGTCCCAAAAATCCCTAGATTTCAGATTATCGTTCACAGTACCGTTACCGCGTGCACGCGCATTCCTGTTTATTGAAGCGCGTAATTTAGCGCGCGTGTAATCGTGTATGCCAAAACGAATGTGCCTTGAGCATTTATTAATTTGCACTGGAATTGAAAATAAGAAGACTTCTTTTATCCAAGTATgctgttttattttaacaaatgTACGGATTTAAGATTAAAGCATTGTCACTATTTTATGTACTAGTGACCTATGTTGTAAGTAAACATAGTAATACctaatgtacctatttgtatcTAATTAACTATCCTTGATACATTGTACCAAAATTGTTCCGTCCGTGAAggatttttatataggtacctaggagAGTTTTAATAAGAACAAActataatgaataatgataatgacattattcaaaaacttttttaaacttagtatttttataaaaacttttcggTGCCTGTAGCCTCTTGTCTAGTCTAGacaagtacctaactacctaggtaggtaaatataaatatgtaatccaTCCATTGTTCTGAGATGTAATCTATGTATTCAGTAGGTACCCACTTCCTATAAGAATAATAAAACTGAAACAAGTAACTTTAAAAGGTAGAACTCCAGTCAAATTAGTGTTTTTATCAACAACAAAAAACTTGGTTAAAGCCACGTATAGCACAAGTTTATTGCTCTAGAACTGGTTTTGATTGCTATCAGTGTGTGGTCTAGGTGAGAGCAGGAGCGGGTACTGTCAGCGATAGAGGGAAGAGTATGTAGGTAATCACTAATCACTCCGGATAGAGTAGGTAGTATTCGTCTGCGCGTCTTTGTAATTTCATAAAAGTGCAGGCGCTACACTATCCCGAAAGTGGAGTAAGGCGCCCGCccgcgccatctccacggacgagagaatcacGACGATTGTCTCGCTGTgtgtgaaatttttttttttttttttattcgttataggcgcacgcttgaccacgatcacacctgataggaagtgatgatgtggcctataTAAGacgggacgcgtttgcctagaaggtgcctattcactcttgttttaatgatacaattgacaggaaacactgatctaggaagagtattccagaccctagccatgcgtataaggaatgatgatgcaaagcgtttcgtacgcgaagatggaatgttgacgacataggagtggaaactcgcccggtgtcttgcggtacggtggtagaaaggtgagggagggacaagatcgaacagctcctgagcacactctccgaaatatatcctgtagaataccgatacGAAACTCTATACAAACGCTATGATccaatctccacagggcgatacgACGACTCTCGCGACGATACCGTCGTCGAGTCTCGCGGTGCGATATACCGGCAAGCGCGACGTGCTTCCAGCACAGTTAAGAGGCGCAACGAGGCGTTGCTGTCACGTCACGCGGCAATCCGTTGcgccagtggacgtctatcggttgacgatgatgatgatgatgaataattttattatgactcGCACCTACACCTAATATAACTATCGCAGTACGTATGAActtaataacaattaattaataatttattaccaaacagaaataaaaattcacaATAGGTTCCTTATTTCAGGCATCGAAAACCGTACCCCCTTGGGATAGAGAGCCTTTACCGAAGCAGTTGTATCCTCACGAGCTGAAAGATGTCGACCTCAGCAAGCCAGTCATTTATTTTCCACAACCATTCTCTTTTCCGGGATATCCAGTTATTTTgtacttatagtaggtattacGAATAGATACTTAATAACAAATTCGATAAGAAGATATAAACTATTATGTAATTGTATTACAGATTTTATTCTGTCTTTCATGTTTACCTAATAGTAGGTCTACAAAATCTAAACTAagatgaaataaatataaacatttttattttataaggaaAACGTTTTAGATTTTTGctttttgatttttgttttttttttttaatcggcaaaattacaatcattttttcaaacgtgtcaactgtcaagtacTCGTATGTTGGGTCGCATTCGTTTTTCTCTCGGAAAATCGGAGCATGAGGCATCTTTCtaatttgtttgaataataGCAGCCGTTGTCTTCAGATTCTGAAATAAAAGTTACGTCTTAAATCGTTAATTCGTTAAATATAATGATATTTCGGTTTTgtaagcgttgtctctgttacttatacctatgtgacgttttgtcgggctcaacgacagatacaatgctctacaaattcgctatctctttctaaaggttgatgtacattattttctgccgcgtactgtacaatgttttacctcttcc
Above is a window of Maniola hyperantus chromosome 20, iAphHyp1.2, whole genome shotgun sequence DNA encoding:
- the LOC117992107 gene encoding solute carrier family 35 member F5 isoform X1; protein product: MLTLCHNYFRVTSNNKSPKDDVQNFSKRKFAFGLFILFLVSVLWVVSSELTKYIYIEKKLERPFLVTYVRSSLLFVYLLVLCFTPPTRDPCQPADYTQLTEPTAETDDENFYTEANNSLETTSQGGYSTQIGAQTARDLGDSTFIPVRAGETTDSDDATPRAVRFNKVAEVRVMSAAMAGEALLARLSWSASMRATEYAQRRAAAAATRRHLKLALVFSLPWFVSNYLYRLSLLHTTTCSATLYTSVTGAFALSIGAIFAQVPYDRFSLSKFVAILLTTAGLVVLGVTESHQSNWTAVLAALGSALCYAAHLIIFRQEMRKGDGINSFLLVGVVGCACGCLAWAFGGLLALGGVEKAELPSPRLWSWLLLDGAIGPLLIESLWLWGRWLTSSQTATATLALTLPLSACAEAWRGAGSTWRTAACILAAAGWLTSAMPEPLAWLTAKLRAADGFTAIRNISELDEQSEALMSSDEPT
- the LOC117992107 gene encoding solute carrier family 35 member F5 isoform X2, with translation MLTLCHNYFRVTSNNKSPKDDVQNFSKRKFAFGLFILFLVSVLWVVSSELTKYIYIEKKLERPFLVTYVRSSLLFVYLLVLCFTPPTRDPCQPADYTQLTEPTAETDDENFYTEANNSLGDSTFIPVRAGETTDSDDATPRAVRFNKVAEVRVMSAAMAGEALLARLSWSASMRATEYAQRRAAAAATRRHLKLALVFSLPWFVSNYLYRLSLLHTTTCSATLYTSVTGAFALSIGAIFAQVPYDRFSLSKFVAILLTTAGLVVLGVTESHQSNWTAVLAALGSALCYAAHLIIFRQEMRKGDGINSFLLVGVVGCACGCLAWAFGGLLALGGVEKAELPSPRLWSWLLLDGAIGPLLIESLWLWGRWLTSSQTATATLALTLPLSACAEAWRGAGSTWRTAACILAAAGWLTSAMPEPLAWLTAKLRAADGFTAIRNISELDEQSEALMSSDEPT
- the AIMP3 gene encoding eukaryotic translation elongation factor 1 epsilon-1; the encoded protein is MDVVKLVGKYLNIPVGTVCYNTDKVLTTVLDKENIEGFATIILRLATKSGVSMTNVQTLLSYQWLEHLSMYANQAHANPTFAKTFLQGLNKGLQKNTFLTGNHLTITDIAAYYTIYPMMERLTILEQESLVHVCRWMKHLQSKPKLCGNKPPLSLNTLNLSILAPAVH